The following proteins come from a genomic window of Ammospiza nelsoni isolate bAmmNel1 chromosome 6, bAmmNel1.pri, whole genome shotgun sequence:
- the PTGER2 gene encoding prostaglandin E2 receptor EP2 subtype, whose translation MNGTGRADGSAGEALPAGARPLVSALMFSAGLLGNLLALALLLRGRRGARQRPPALFHVLVLALVVTDLLGTCSVSPLVLASYHRNLTLTSLARGGHICLYFGFAMSFFGLATMLILFTMALERCLALGRPYFYERFLSPRTGLVVLPAIYTFSAALCSLPLLGFGRYVQYCPGTWCFIQMHLEPHRGLDVAFSLLYATLLLLLIVAVLLCNLSVMANLARMHRRGQRSRRVAAPEQPRGAAGCGRRMFSMAEEIDHLLLLSIMTITFVICSLPFTIRAYVNKLSEAEGDHGWDLLALRFLSINSIVDPWVFAILRPPVLRLMRSVLCCQLTPAAPGGHAVSSAVTKLPARPHLCGQ comes from the exons ATGAACGGGACGGGCCGGGCGGACGGGAGCGCCGGGGAAGCGCTGCCGGCCGGGGCTCGCCCGCTGGTCAGCGCCCTCATGTTCTCGGCCGGGCTCCTGGGGAACCTGCtggcgctggcgctgctgctgcgggGCCGCCGCGGGGCTCGGCAGCGCCCGCCCGCGCTGTTCCACGTCCTGGTGCTGGCGCTGGTGGTCACCGACCTGCTGGGCACCTGCTCCGTCAGCCCCTTGGTGCTGGCCTCCTACCACCGAAACCTCACCCTGACCAGCCTGGCCCGCGGAGGGCACATCTGCCTCTACTTCGGCTTCGCCATGAGCTTCTTCGGCCTCGCCACCATGCTCATCCTCTTCACCATGGCGCTGGAGCGCTGCCTGGCCCTGGGGCGCCCCTACTTCTACGAGCGCTTCCTGAGCCCCCGCACGGGCTTGGTGGTCCTGCCGGCCATCTACACCTTCTCGGCCGCCCTGTGCTCGCTGCCGCTGCTGGGCTTCGGGCGCTACGTGCAGTACTGCCCCGGCACCTGGTGCTTCATCCAGATGCACCTGGAGCCGCACCGCGGGCTGGACGTGGCCTTCTCGCTGCTGTACgccacgctgctgctgctgctgatcgTGGCCGTGCTGCTGTGCAACCTGAGCGTGATGGCGAACCTGGCCCGCATGCACCGCCGCGGGCAGAGGAGCCGCAGGGTGGCCGCCCCCGAGCAGCCCCGAGGGGCCGCGGGCTGCGGGCGGAGAATGTTCTCCATGGCCGAGGAGATCGaccacctgctgctgctctccatcatgACCATCACCTTCGTcatctgctccctgcccttcaCG ATCCGCGCCTACGTGAACAAGCTCAGCGAGGCAGAGGGTGACCACGGCTGGGACCTGCTGGCCCTGCGTTTCCTGTCCATCAACTCCATCGTGGACCCGTGGGTGTTTGCCATCCTGCGGCCGCCCGTGCTGCGCCTCATGCGCTCcgtgctctgctgccagctcacCCCCGCGGCGCCCGGCGGCCACGCCGTGTCCTCTGCTGTCACAAAGCTGCCAGCACGGCCACACCTCTGTGGGCAGTAG